One genomic window of Desmospora activa DSM 45169 includes the following:
- a CDS encoding thiazole synthase, giving the protein MLKIGEFTFASRLFLGTGKFSSLDIQAKAVAASGTEVLTFALRRVNLDQPDQPGFLDQLDLTRFTLLPNTAGAKTVEEAVRLARLARASGLCHMVKVEVIGDDRTLLPDPIATLEATRQLVEEGFTVLPYTNDDPILARQLEEAGAHAIMPGASPIGSGQGILNPLNMRLIIEQANVPILVDAGIGSPSDAALAMEMGADGVLLNTAVSQATDPVRMAQAMKLAVEAGRLSYLSGRIPKKEVASPSSPMEGIPS; this is encoded by the coding sequence ATGTTGAAAATCGGGGAATTTACGTTTGCATCGCGCTTGTTTTTGGGTACCGGCAAATTTTCATCTTTGGATATACAGGCGAAAGCGGTAGCAGCTTCCGGCACAGAGGTACTCACCTTTGCCTTACGCCGCGTCAATCTGGATCAACCGGATCAACCGGGTTTTTTGGATCAACTGGATCTAACCCGTTTTACCTTACTACCAAACACCGCCGGGGCAAAAACAGTGGAGGAAGCGGTCAGGTTGGCTCGCTTGGCGCGGGCATCCGGACTCTGCCACATGGTAAAGGTGGAAGTGATCGGAGATGATCGCACTTTGCTCCCGGACCCCATCGCTACACTGGAAGCGACTCGTCAGCTGGTAGAAGAGGGATTTACTGTTCTACCCTATACCAATGACGATCCCATCTTGGCCCGGCAGTTGGAGGAGGCGGGAGCCCATGCGATTATGCCCGGTGCCTCTCCGATCGGATCGGGTCAAGGAATTCTCAACCCCTTAAATATGCGGCTCATCATTGAACAGGCAAATGTGCCCATATTGGTAGACGCCGGCATCGGCTCACCCTCCGACGCTGCTCTGGCCATGGAGATGGGAGCGGACGGTGTTCTCCTAAATACTGCAGTCTCCCAGGCAACAGACCCGGTCCGAATGGCTCAGGCGATGAAACTGGCAGTGGAAGCGGGACGACTCTCCTATCTCTCCGGCCGTATTCCGAAGAAGGAAGTGGCTTCTCCCAGCAGTCCCATGGAAGGAATTCCATCTTAA
- the thiS gene encoding sulfur carrier protein ThiS produces the protein MTIEVNGKKMELPVEVTTIAALLRHLQLESRIVVVEQNRNVLERDQHLDSPLQDGDRLEIVQFVGGG, from the coding sequence GTGACGATTGAAGTAAATGGAAAAAAGATGGAGCTGCCGGTGGAAGTAACCACGATTGCCGCTCTTCTCCGTCATCTACAATTGGAATCCCGCATTGTAGTAGTGGAACAAAATCGAAACGTGTTGGAACGGGATCAACATCTCGATTCGCCCTTGCAGGATGGAGATCGGTTGGAAATCGTGCAATTTGTAGGAGGAGGATGA
- the thiO gene encoding glycine oxidase ThiO yields MTQTADVIIVGGGVIGCAIAYALAEKGTEVTVLERDRIGAHASSAAAGMLGAQVEMSFPGPMLDLCLQSRERYPLWQHRLLEQTGLDIELREEGILRLARTEEEVKALQERENWQHRYGLNASWIEGEALSLSEPSLSREWLGGLHISGDGQVLAPRLVQALAQGVRVNGGSIEEGVDVHDVVTKGRRATAVETNRGTFYGEMLVLSGGVWLSSLLSRLGMSLSVSPVKGESIALRPQRPLFQRTLFGSEGVYLVPKRDGRVLVGATEKPGDTRPGVTAAGAAWLLQEAIRLVPALKEAEWIDAWSGFRPRTADGLPVLGPLSAWNNVFVAGGHFRNGILLAPATGEGMAAWILGEKVPEWEAFSPERFQKVAISEQGGGRP; encoded by the coding sequence ATGACGCAAACAGCGGATGTAATCATTGTCGGCGGCGGGGTAATCGGGTGTGCGATCGCCTACGCGTTGGCGGAAAAAGGGACAGAGGTAACCGTGTTGGAACGGGATCGTATTGGGGCTCATGCCTCATCGGCAGCGGCGGGAATGCTGGGAGCCCAGGTGGAAATGTCGTTTCCCGGTCCCATGTTGGATCTCTGTTTACAAAGCCGAGAACGGTATCCTCTGTGGCAGCACCGTTTGCTGGAGCAGACGGGTTTGGATATTGAGCTGCGGGAAGAAGGGATTCTCCGTTTGGCACGGACGGAGGAGGAAGTAAAAGCACTACAGGAACGGGAAAATTGGCAGCATCGCTACGGGTTAAATGCTTCTTGGATTGAAGGGGAAGCCCTGTCGCTGTCGGAACCTTCTTTGTCTCGCGAATGGTTGGGCGGATTACACATTTCCGGTGACGGACAGGTGCTGGCTCCCCGTCTGGTCCAAGCACTGGCACAGGGGGTTCGCGTGAACGGCGGATCGATTGAAGAAGGTGTGGATGTGCATGATGTAGTGACAAAAGGAAGGCGGGCAACGGCGGTAGAGACCAATCGCGGTACCTTTTATGGTGAAATGTTGGTGTTGAGTGGTGGGGTTTGGCTTTCCTCGCTTCTTTCCCGCCTGGGGATGTCACTTTCTGTCTCTCCTGTCAAGGGGGAGTCAATCGCCTTGCGTCCACAACGACCCTTGTTTCAACGGACATTGTTCGGGTCAGAAGGCGTTTATCTCGTGCCCAAACGGGATGGGCGCGTGTTGGTAGGGGCGACGGAAAAGCCGGGAGATACCCGTCCTGGGGTAACGGCAGCAGGGGCGGCATGGCTGTTGCAGGAAGCGATTCGCCTCGTTCCCGCTCTAAAAGAGGCGGAATGGATTGACGCCTGGTCCGGCTTCCGTCCACGAACAGCGGATGGGTTGCCGGTGTTGGGGCCGTTGTCCGCTTGGAACAATGTATTTGTCGCCGGCGGTCACTTTCGGAACGGCATTTTGCTGGCGCCTGCCACCGGCGAAGGGATGGCTGCTTGGATTTTGGGGGAAAAGGTGCCGGAGTGGGAGGCGTTTTCACCGGAACGATTTCAGAAGGTGGCGATCTCAGAACAGGGAGGTGGGAGGCCGTGA
- a CDS encoding thiamine phosphate synthase: MIEHFRRYPHGYRLSHVVNRQRPQLHLVVGHPYSLEQVVEVCQEAHSYLDHIHLRLKGSTAKTVTQWAEKLLSITSTLSHQLVINGMPEVAKTFNVGLHLPESAPFVKDHSRAVGVSVHSVASAQVKETAGAAYLFFGHVYDSQSKPGLPPQGVAALRKVVNGVTIPVIAIGGVEERRLAELGSTGCAGVAVISAIMDAHDPGETARRMREALVRHWT; encoded by the coding sequence ATGATTGAGCATTTTCGCCGGTATCCCCATGGATACCGGCTTTCTCATGTGGTTAACCGTCAACGGCCCCAACTCCACTTGGTTGTTGGGCATCCGTACTCATTGGAACAGGTGGTAGAGGTGTGTCAAGAAGCACATTCTTATCTGGATCATATTCATCTGCGATTAAAGGGAAGCACAGCGAAGACGGTAACACAATGGGCAGAAAAGTTGCTGTCGATAACGAGCACACTTTCCCACCAGTTAGTAATCAATGGCATGCCTGAGGTAGCCAAAACGTTTAATGTTGGCTTGCATTTGCCGGAATCGGCCCCTTTTGTCAAAGATCATTCGCGGGCGGTGGGTGTTTCGGTTCATTCCGTTGCATCGGCCCAAGTCAAGGAGACGGCAGGGGCGGCGTATCTCTTTTTTGGTCATGTCTATGACTCGCAGTCAAAGCCAGGGTTGCCGCCGCAAGGTGTAGCCGCTCTGCGCAAAGTGGTTAACGGCGTTACCATCCCAGTTATCGCGATCGGCGGTGTGGAGGAAAGGCGCTTGGCAGAATTGGGCTCGACAGGGTGTGCTGGAGTGGCGGTGATATCAGCGATCATGGATGCTCATGATCCGGGCGAGACCGCTCGAAGAATGCGGGAGGCGTTGGTGCGACATTGGACCTAA
- a CDS encoding 2Fe-2S iron-sulfur cluster-binding protein → MPKVHIIVGKEEHSLEVGEGDNLLFEAVSRSVMIPFNCTSGRCGTCRVRVVEGAEHLSEMGDREELRLGDEQVEKGYRLACQSFVFGDVTVEVPQPRLY, encoded by the coding sequence ATGCCAAAGGTACACATCATCGTTGGAAAAGAAGAGCATTCCCTGGAAGTGGGAGAAGGGGACAACTTGCTGTTTGAAGCGGTTTCCCGTTCGGTGATGATTCCTTTTAACTGTACTTCCGGCCGATGTGGAACTTGTCGTGTCCGCGTAGTGGAAGGAGCGGAACATTTAAGCGAAATGGGCGACCGGGAGGAGCTCCGCCTGGGAGACGAACAGGTGGAAAAAGGGTATCGCTTGGCTTGTCAATCGTTTGTGTTTGGTGATGTTACGGTAGAAGTGCCGCAACCTCGCTTATATTAA
- a CDS encoding COG2426 family protein, protein MTEWLAWFPKELQVLILAGTPFVELRGAIPYATVIGLPYHQALLFGILGNLIPIIPLLYFFEPLMKWLYKQSPRYRRYFDRIQKNAVEKGGSIRKFGAPLGLFLFVAIPMPGTGAYTACFAASFFRVPFWVSVGSIAGGTIVSGLMFATLSHYLASWFGWM, encoded by the coding sequence ATGACCGAATGGTTGGCTTGGTTCCCTAAGGAATTGCAAGTATTAATATTGGCGGGCACCCCTTTTGTCGAGCTAAGGGGGGCGATTCCTTATGCAACCGTGATCGGCCTGCCGTATCATCAAGCTCTTTTGTTTGGGATCCTCGGCAATCTGATCCCGATTATCCCTTTGCTCTACTTTTTTGAACCGTTGATGAAGTGGCTATACAAACAGTCTCCGCGCTATCGCCGTTATTTTGACCGCATTCAGAAAAATGCGGTGGAAAAAGGCGGTTCGATTCGCAAATTTGGGGCGCCGTTGGGACTGTTTCTGTTTGTGGCCATACCGATGCCGGGTACGGGTGCGTATACCGCCTGTTTTGCAGCGTCTTTCTTCCGTGTGCCCTTCTGGGTTTCAGTTGGTTCAATCGCAGGGGGAACGATTGTTTCCGGCCTGATGTTTGCCACGTTGAGCCATTACTTGGCTTCCTGGTTTGGTTGGATGTAG
- a CDS encoding DedA family protein has protein sequence MEQTMLEIIWQYGYLGIFLFLALGIVGLPLPDEIMMTFVGYLASVGQLNLALTFFSAWAGSMCGISVSYWLGKRLGYPFFNRYGNKVWITRRRLIQARLLFRKYGSWVLFFGYFIPGVRHVTAYIAGISQLSINQFALYAYSGAFTWCTTFIGVGFFVGAKWGKMIEMVHHYGVMLLWMMLAIGTVWIVRHIVSQYSHLFIRK, from the coding sequence ATGGAACAGACGATGTTGGAAATCATTTGGCAATACGGATACCTGGGTATCTTTCTCTTTTTGGCGTTGGGAATCGTCGGATTACCTTTGCCGGATGAGATTATGATGACCTTTGTCGGTTATCTGGCCTCTGTGGGGCAATTAAATCTAGCTCTGACGTTTTTTAGTGCATGGGCAGGTTCCATGTGCGGGATTTCAGTCAGCTATTGGTTGGGGAAGCGGTTAGGCTATCCTTTTTTTAATCGCTATGGGAATAAGGTATGGATTACCCGTAGGCGTTTAATACAGGCCCGGCTTCTCTTTCGCAAATACGGCAGCTGGGTTTTGTTTTTTGGTTACTTTATTCCCGGGGTCCGTCATGTGACTGCTTATATTGCTGGTATTTCCCAACTATCGATAAATCAATTTGCCCTATATGCTTATAGCGGGGCGTTCACCTGGTGTACCACCTTCATCGGAGTCGGTTTTTTCGTTGGTGCCAAGTGGGGAAAAATGATCGAAATGGTCCATCATTACGGAGTGATGCTGCTGTGGATGATGTTGGCAATCGGCACCGTTTGGATCGTGCGCCACATTGTCTCACAATACTCACACCTGTTCATCCGAAAATAG
- a CDS encoding NADH-quinone oxidoreductase subunit D has translation MITTTDRGLKTGRGGSLRTEEMLLNVGPQHPSTHGVFRLVLKIDGEIIREATPVIGYLHRGTEKLAEDLPYTQIIPYTDRMDYVNAMNNNHAVVLAVETLMGVEVPERAEYLRVIVTELNRVASHLVWFGTYLLDIGAMSPFLYAFRDREKIVELFNELCGARLTYNYMRVGGVKWDAPEGWLDQARELVGYLRGKLDEYHNLVSGNEIFLSRVKGIGRYDAATAIQYGLSGPSLRCTGVKRDLRKDQSYSLYDRFEFDVPVGTDGDCYTRFNLRMEEIVQSLAIVEQALEQIPNEGAVMAKVPRVLRPPEGEVYVAVENPRGELGVHLVSKGKDKPWRIHWKRPSFSNLQILPHLLQGENVANLIAILGAVDIVLGDVDA, from the coding sequence ATGATTACAACAACAGACAGAGGCTTGAAAACTGGGAGGGGTGGATCGTTGCGAACGGAAGAGATGCTGCTCAATGTGGGCCCACAGCACCCGAGCACCCATGGTGTTTTTCGACTTGTCTTAAAGATTGACGGGGAAATCATTCGGGAAGCGACACCGGTAATCGGATATTTGCACCGGGGAACGGAAAAGTTGGCTGAAGACCTGCCTTATACACAGATTATCCCTTATACCGACCGCATGGATTATGTAAATGCGATGAACAACAATCACGCCGTGGTCTTGGCGGTAGAGACGTTAATGGGCGTGGAAGTGCCGGAGCGAGCGGAATACCTACGGGTGATTGTGACGGAATTAAACCGGGTGGCTAGTCATCTGGTCTGGTTTGGCACCTATCTGTTGGATATCGGGGCGATGAGTCCGTTTTTGTATGCCTTTCGCGATCGGGAAAAAATTGTGGAACTGTTCAATGAACTGTGTGGGGCACGGCTCACCTACAACTATATGCGTGTCGGCGGAGTCAAGTGGGATGCGCCGGAAGGATGGTTGGATCAAGCGCGGGAGTTGGTGGGTTATCTAAGAGGAAAGTTGGATGAATATCACAATCTCGTCAGTGGCAATGAGATTTTTCTGTCGCGGGTAAAAGGAATCGGTCGCTATGATGCGGCGACAGCGATTCAATATGGGTTATCCGGTCCTAGTCTTCGCTGTACCGGGGTAAAACGGGATTTACGCAAAGATCAATCCTATTCACTCTATGATCGCTTTGAATTTGATGTTCCTGTCGGTACAGACGGCGATTGTTACACCCGGTTTAACCTGCGCATGGAAGAGATCGTTCAGTCGCTCGCCATTGTAGAACAAGCGCTGGAGCAGATTCCGAATGAAGGTGCGGTTATGGCCAAAGTTCCCCGTGTGTTACGCCCACCGGAAGGGGAAGTATATGTGGCCGTAGAAAATCCCCGGGGTGAATTGGGTGTCCATCTGGTCAGCAAAGGAAAAGATAAACCGTGGCGTATCCACTGGAAGCGACCCTCCTTTAGTAACCTTCAAATCTTGCCCCATTTGCTGCAAGGGGAAAACGTGGCTAATCTGATCGCCATTCTCGGTGCTGTTGATATTGTGTTGGGTGATGTGGATGCATGA
- a CDS encoding isochorismatase family protein, with product MDAKQSLTFLEDAQQRLAELPFETVSAILAQAQGAERVYLVFVDIIRGFCDEGVLASERVREMVKPVRSLADAFLAQGLPASNLLFLQDDHPADAVEFAAFPPHCVRGSGEEETVEELRSLVEMEGAQLFRKNATNGLFGVNTAGEPFHAFLRRVLTEPVTFVVVGDCTDLCIYQNAMGIRLLANQDNVQARVIVSRSHVRTYDLPVAAAKQIGALPHDGDLLDVVFLSHMRQNGIDVVAGIQS from the coding sequence ATGGACGCCAAACAAAGCTTAACCTTTTTAGAGGATGCGCAACAACGGCTCGCTGAACTTCCATTTGAAACCGTTTCCGCGATTCTAGCACAGGCTCAAGGGGCGGAGCGGGTTTATCTGGTATTTGTCGATATCATTCGCGGTTTTTGCGATGAAGGAGTGTTAGCTTCCGAGCGTGTGCGGGAGATGGTAAAGCCGGTGCGAAGCTTGGCGGATGCCTTTTTAGCACAGGGTCTGCCTGCTTCTAACCTTCTTTTTTTGCAGGATGACCATCCAGCGGATGCGGTGGAGTTTGCCGCCTTCCCTCCTCACTGTGTACGGGGAAGCGGAGAAGAGGAGACGGTAGAGGAGTTGCGTTCGTTGGTGGAAATGGAAGGAGCGCAGCTCTTTCGCAAGAACGCTACCAATGGACTGTTTGGAGTGAATACTGCGGGAGAACCTTTTCACGCGTTTTTGCGACGGGTGTTAACAGAGCCGGTTACTTTCGTCGTGGTGGGAGATTGTACGGATCTCTGTATCTATCAAAATGCGATGGGGATTCGATTGTTGGCCAATCAAGACAATGTGCAGGCGCGAGTGATCGTATCCCGCTCGCATGTTCGCACCTATGATCTTCCGGTTGCGGCGGCAAAGCAGATCGGGGCACTTCCCCATGACGGGGATCTGTTGGATGTTGTGTTTTTATCCCATATGCGTCAAAACGGCATCGATGTGGTGGCGGGGATTCAGTCTTAA
- a CDS encoding M42 family metallopeptidase: MDLLKDLTLARGVPGYEKEVRQLMERTLKQVGSRVITDETGSIFGEKEGNSPSPRILLAGHMDEVGFMVTEIDKSGMLYFTPLGGWWSQVLLSQRVTILTEGKSFTGVIGSKPPHLLTPEERGKVYPMREMYIDVGAKDEEQVKKWGICIGDPVIPICSFEIMPDHDTILAKALDNRLGCYLALEVLRRLKEEDHPNTVIAGATVQEEVGLRGAKTAPYVVEPDIAFALDVGIAQDGPGGKKDKPRLGGGPLITFLDATMIPNIGLRNLVLETADEFQIPYQVDTMMGGGTDAGQFHLHHKGVPSLVIGTAARYIHSHVSMISKTDVELTVKLLVEVIKKLDRHRVQSFTRFTETQH; the protein is encoded by the coding sequence ATGGATTTATTGAAAGACCTGACGCTAGCCAGAGGTGTTCCTGGATATGAGAAAGAAGTGCGCCAACTGATGGAACGAACGCTGAAACAGGTTGGAAGCCGTGTGATTACGGATGAGACAGGCAGCATTTTTGGGGAAAAAGAAGGAAACAGCCCCTCTCCGCGCATCCTGCTAGCGGGACATATGGATGAAGTGGGTTTTATGGTGACGGAGATCGACAAGAGCGGTATGCTTTATTTTACTCCTTTGGGCGGATGGTGGAGCCAAGTTCTGCTGTCGCAACGGGTCACGATTTTAACGGAAGGGAAATCGTTTACGGGAGTGATCGGTTCTAAACCGCCGCACCTCTTAACCCCGGAAGAACGGGGCAAAGTATATCCAATGCGGGAAATGTATATCGATGTGGGGGCAAAAGATGAGGAACAGGTTAAAAAATGGGGGATTTGCATCGGTGATCCGGTGATTCCAATTTGCTCCTTTGAGATTATGCCGGATCATGACACGATTCTGGCTAAGGCTTTGGACAACCGCTTGGGCTGTTATTTGGCGTTGGAAGTGTTGCGCCGCTTAAAAGAGGAGGATCACCCCAACACAGTGATCGCTGGTGCTACCGTTCAGGAAGAAGTGGGGTTACGCGGTGCCAAGACTGCTCCCTATGTGGTGGAACCCGATATTGCCTTTGCTCTGGATGTAGGCATTGCCCAAGACGGTCCCGGCGGCAAAAAAGATAAACCGCGTCTCGGTGGAGGCCCCTTGATCACTTTTCTCGATGCCACCATGATTCCCAATATCGGCTTGCGCAATCTAGTGTTAGAGACCGCCGATGAATTTCAGATCCCTTATCAGGTGGATACCATGATGGGTGGGGGTACGGATGCGGGTCAATTCCATCTTCATCACAAAGGTGTTCCTTCCTTGGTCATTGGAACAGCGGCTCGCTACATTCACAGCCACGTCTCCATGATCAGCAAAACCGATGTGGAATTGACGGTAAAATTGTTGGTGGAAGTGATTAAAAAGCTGGATCGCCATCGGGTGCAGTCGTTTACGCGGTTTACGGAAACTCAACACTGA
- a CDS encoding GDSL-type esterase/lipase family protein, with the protein MKKRLFIIGVVLSLVVIAFAVIRYYPIAQLMLTKDEQDPFVVSNVNILSKLQKDASNKDSLHYLVLGDSVARGVGSNQSAPHGYSSLVVKGLGDAERIPLQLNNQGVSGQTSQRLLSSLQRSDLQQQIADADLISLTIGGNDVLKKALQKNNPVSVLSDFPAIQEEYYRNLNNILKEIRGLNPDAPILLTSLYNPISPDESYYGLSVKLLQQWNRGMKKIAYQYGLTHVVDVDDRLRTAHNSWLSDEIHPNEKGYRLIADGILEEIRNQPRSSADNR; encoded by the coding sequence ATGAAAAAGCGGCTTTTTATCATCGGTGTTGTGCTCTCCCTGGTTGTAATCGCCTTTGCCGTTATCCGATATTACCCCATCGCCCAACTGATGTTGACAAAAGATGAACAAGACCCCTTCGTGGTTTCCAATGTTAATATCCTATCCAAATTACAGAAAGACGCCAGTAATAAAGATTCATTGCATTATCTAGTATTGGGTGACTCTGTTGCCAGGGGGGTCGGTTCCAACCAGTCTGCTCCCCATGGATATAGCAGTTTAGTGGTAAAAGGTCTGGGCGATGCGGAACGCATTCCGCTTCAATTGAACAATCAAGGTGTCTCGGGTCAAACATCCCAACGCCTACTTTCGTCCTTACAGCGTTCGGATCTACAACAGCAGATCGCTGATGCCGACTTAATCTCCCTTACAATCGGCGGAAATGATGTATTGAAAAAAGCATTGCAGAAAAATAATCCGGTCAGTGTTTTGTCTGATTTTCCAGCTATACAAGAGGAGTATTATCGTAATTTAAACAACATCCTCAAAGAAATCAGGGGGTTAAATCCAGATGCACCTATTTTACTCACCTCCCTCTATAATCCCATTTCACCGGATGAATCTTATTACGGGCTGTCGGTTAAATTGCTACAGCAATGGAATCGGGGGATGAAAAAGATCGCTTATCAATATGGCCTTACCCATGTGGTGGATGTGGATGATCGTTTACGTACAGCTCATAACAGTTGGCTATCGGATGAAATTCATCCCAATGAGAAGGGATACCGGTTGATCGCTGACGGAATTCTAGAGGAAATCCGTAACCAACCCCGGTCTTCCGCCGATAATCGCTAA
- a CDS encoding Nif3-like dinuclear metal center hexameric protein encodes MATMATTGRKLIAQMERLSPPVLAMEKDRIGLQVGDPEAEVKGVLLALDVTEAVVDEAIALGANWIIAHHAVIFRPLGDLRRDRPAGRLFAKLLKHDIQVYVAHTNFDSATGGVNDVLAQKLGLTETDVLIPVHRETYKKLVVTIPKDHHDAVLQAICKAGAGWIGNYSHCTFNLEGTGTFRPEEGTDPYIGEQGQLERVGEVRLETIVPTTIQTRVVSALIKAHPYEEVAYDLYPLDLEGAVQGLGRVGRLDQTLSLSHLANQVKKAYGLSHLRFVGNPDVRVQTVAVLGGAGGRYWPEAKRLGADVYITGDIDHHTAMDAREAGVCLIDPGHHVEYLALESLRQQLSEMNTEKEITIQVSTIETSPFSFV; translated from the coding sequence ATGGCAACAATGGCTACAACAGGACGAAAATTGATCGCGCAGATGGAGCGGTTATCTCCACCTGTACTGGCGATGGAAAAGGATCGCATCGGACTGCAAGTGGGCGATCCGGAGGCGGAAGTGAAGGGAGTGCTGTTGGCACTGGATGTGACGGAAGCCGTTGTAGATGAAGCAATTGCACTGGGTGCTAACTGGATTATTGCGCATCATGCCGTCATCTTTCGGCCTCTGGGCGATTTGCGGCGCGATCGCCCGGCGGGACGCCTCTTCGCCAAACTGTTAAAGCACGATATCCAAGTGTATGTCGCCCATACCAATTTTGATTCCGCCACTGGCGGCGTTAACGATGTGCTGGCGCAAAAGTTGGGCCTGACAGAAACAGACGTGTTAATCCCCGTTCATCGCGAAACCTATAAAAAATTGGTGGTCACGATCCCGAAGGACCATCATGACGCGGTGTTGCAAGCAATTTGTAAAGCGGGTGCTGGCTGGATCGGCAATTATAGCCATTGTACTTTTAACTTGGAAGGGACGGGTACGTTTCGGCCGGAGGAAGGGACCGATCCTTACATCGGTGAACAGGGTCAATTAGAGCGAGTAGGGGAAGTACGGTTGGAGACGATTGTGCCGACCACTATTCAAACCCGGGTAGTCTCAGCGTTGATCAAAGCGCACCCCTATGAAGAAGTGGCGTATGATCTTTATCCTCTCGACCTGGAGGGAGCGGTGCAGGGACTGGGACGCGTAGGCCGATTGGATCAAACCCTCTCTTTAAGCCATTTGGCTAATCAAGTGAAAAAAGCTTATGGTTTATCCCACTTGCGCTTTGTAGGTAATCCAGATGTGAGGGTACAGACGGTGGCGGTTCTCGGTGGTGCAGGTGGCCGCTACTGGCCTGAGGCTAAACGGTTGGGTGCTGATGTCTATATTACCGGCGATATCGATCACCATACAGCAATGGATGCCCGAGAAGCGGGCGTCTGTCTCATTGACCCGGGTCACCATGTGGAATATTTGGCGTTGGAATCGCTTCGACAGCAGCTATCGGAAATGAACACTGAAAAAGAAATAACCATCCAGGTTTCAACGATTGAAACCAGTCCTTTTTCCTTTGTTTAA
- a CDS encoding tRNA (adenine(22)-N(1))-methyltransferase, producing MKMNKQVRQVDGLSLRLSAVADAIPSGRVVADIGSDHAQLLIALAQAGLLKRGIAGEVNEGPWKNASQNVNDADLQHQIQVRRGNGLDVLKVGEAEVVVIAGMGGHLITSILDRSLHKMEKLERLVLQPNNGVDHVRRWLYRHGWEIDGENLVREAGILYEVVTASPGDPDQPYRGLPLPLEQAYEVGPLLWQERHPLLLHKLTEKLEGLDRILQQLELGRSPEARQRLQQLKQTREEWRRWQQWLQQDEN from the coding sequence ATGAAAATGAACAAGCAGGTCAGACAGGTTGATGGTTTATCCCTGCGTTTGTCTGCGGTGGCGGATGCAATTCCATCCGGTCGTGTAGTGGCGGATATCGGCTCGGATCACGCCCAGTTGTTGATTGCCTTGGCTCAGGCCGGTTTGCTAAAGCGGGGAATCGCAGGGGAAGTAAATGAAGGCCCCTGGAAAAATGCAAGCCAAAACGTCAACGATGCCGATTTACAACACCAGATCCAGGTGCGAAGAGGAAACGGCTTGGATGTGTTAAAGGTTGGAGAGGCTGAGGTAGTGGTCATTGCCGGTATGGGTGGCCACTTAATCACATCCATCCTGGATCGCAGCTTGCATAAGATGGAGAAGCTGGAACGGTTGGTATTACAACCGAACAATGGTGTTGACCATGTACGTCGCTGGCTTTATCGTCACGGATGGGAGATAGACGGGGAAAACCTGGTGCGCGAAGCGGGTATCCTTTATGAAGTGGTGACCGCCTCACCGGGAGATCCCGATCAACCTTATCGCGGGTTGCCGTTGCCGTTGGAACAGGCATATGAGGTAGGCCCGCTATTGTGGCAAGAGCGGCACCCGCTGTTGCTGCACAAATTGACGGAGAAGTTGGAAGGATTGGATCGTATTTTACAACAGTTGGAATTGGGGCGCTCCCCAGAAGCGCGCCAACGCTTGCAACAACTGAAGCAAACACGGGAGGAATGGAGGCGATGGCAACAATGGCTACAACAGGACGAAAATTGA